One window of the Streptococcus parasanguinis ATCC 15912 genome contains the following:
- a CDS encoding alanine/glycine:cation symporter family protein, whose product MDHVLQFFQQLDNLVWGAPLLVLLVGTGIYLTLRLGLLQIRYLPKAFRLIFTEDEGHGDISSFGALATALAATVGTGNIVGVATAIQTGGPGALFWMWMAAFFGMATKYAEGLLAIRYRTKDDNGHISGGPMYYILHGMGEKWRPLAIFFAVAGVLVALFGIGTMTQVNSITGSLQASFGTAPEVASVVIALVVSTIIFGGIHWISKVSEKVVPFMAAAYIFATVTIIVLHLDQLLPALKAVFSGAFTGTAAMGGFAGATVKMAIQKGVARGVFSNESGLGSAPIAAAAAKTNEPVEQGLISMTGTFIDTIIICSLTGLSLLVSGEWMAKGSTSTLTQDTFTGVFGPVGGIILTLCLVLFATTTILGWSYYGERCFEFLFGVKHINLYRTFFVFMVGLGGFLKLDLVWVIADIVNGLMALPNLIALLALSPVIIKESKQYFKK is encoded by the coding sequence GGGATCTACCTGACCCTTCGCTTGGGTTTGCTTCAGATACGCTACCTTCCAAAAGCTTTTCGCTTGATCTTTACAGAAGATGAGGGACACGGGGATATCTCGAGTTTCGGAGCCCTTGCGACAGCTCTAGCGGCTACTGTAGGGACGGGGAATATTGTAGGGGTAGCTACAGCGATTCAGACAGGTGGCCCAGGTGCCCTCTTTTGGATGTGGATGGCAGCCTTCTTTGGAATGGCGACCAAGTATGCAGAAGGGCTCTTAGCCATTCGTTATCGGACCAAGGATGACAACGGTCATATCTCAGGTGGTCCGATGTACTACATTCTTCACGGGATGGGAGAGAAGTGGCGACCACTGGCTATTTTCTTTGCGGTTGCAGGAGTTTTGGTGGCTCTCTTTGGGATCGGAACCATGACCCAGGTTAATTCCATTACGGGATCCCTTCAAGCCAGTTTTGGAACAGCTCCAGAAGTGGCTAGTGTAGTGATTGCGCTAGTGGTTTCGACTATCATCTTTGGTGGGATTCACTGGATTTCCAAAGTCTCTGAAAAAGTGGTTCCTTTTATGGCTGCAGCCTATATCTTTGCGACTGTCACGATTATTGTCTTGCATCTGGACCAATTGCTTCCAGCCTTAAAAGCAGTCTTTTCGGGTGCTTTTACAGGGACCGCAGCCATGGGAGGTTTTGCAGGAGCAACGGTTAAAATGGCTATCCAAAAAGGGGTGGCGCGTGGAGTTTTCTCTAATGAATCTGGTCTCGGATCTGCCCCAATTGCAGCAGCAGCGGCGAAGACCAATGAGCCAGTCGAGCAGGGCTTGATCTCCATGACAGGAACCTTTATTGATACCATTATCATCTGTAGTTTGACAGGACTTTCGTTATTGGTTTCAGGTGAGTGGATGGCTAAGGGCAGCACTAGTACCTTGACTCAGGATACGTTTACAGGCGTCTTTGGTCCAGTCGGAGGCATCATTCTAACGCTATGCTTGGTGCTTTTTGCGACCACGACCATACTTGGATGGTCTTATTACGGAGAGCGGTGTTTCGAATTCCTTTTTGGCGTCAAACATATCAACCTCTATCGGACCTTCTTTGTTTTTATGGTTGGACTAGGAGGCTTCCTTAAGCTGGATCTGGTCTGGGTGATTGCGGATATTGTGAATGGGCTGATGGCTTTGCCCAACCTGATCGCCCTTTTAGCTCTCTCCCCTGTCATCATCAAAGAAAGCAAACAATACTTTAAGAAATAA